A region of Alosa alosa isolate M-15738 ecotype Scorff River chromosome 17, AALO_Geno_1.1, whole genome shotgun sequence DNA encodes the following proteins:
- the uhrf1bp1l gene encoding LOW QUALITY PROTEIN: UHRF1-binding protein 1-like (The sequence of the model RefSeq protein was modified relative to this genomic sequence to represent the inferred CDS: inserted 1 base in 1 codon), translating to MAGLIKKQILKHLSRFAKNLSPDKINLSTLKGEGQLTNLELDEEVLQNMLDLPTWLAINKVFCNKAAIRIPWTKLKTHPISLSLDKVVMEMSTCDEPRPPNGPSPIATASGQSEYGFAEKVVEGISLSINSIVIRISAKAFNASFELSQLQVYSVNTSWAQSDLRFTRIQDPTRGEMLTFKEVSWQMIRIEADAIQSSEHEVLSAPIRLITNQSKIRVTLKRRVKDCNVVASKLILILDDLLWVLTDSQLKAMVQYAKSLSEAMEKSTQQRKSMASENSEVASPPPTAQQVRAQQSSAAADQNATMARLFSAYDVCETSHHLQITHLDLHICDDIHTKDRVMNKGITGGAMQLSFSSITLDYYPFHRAGESCLHWMHYSEATKTREGWARNLLEEFRTNVDLLKTALKDHQSTSDQSQRSPQHGKISTSSSTSFSPPPTPRTQLMSSSFVLRMADFSIYQVSTADQRRSSPKAMISCNKKSLYLPQEMPAIHAELTEYYFPDGKDYPIPCPNLYVQLNALQLVVDPRSLVWLNVFALDLRQSLEQFMQLYKLNDSQKPDEHVDIRVDGLMLKLVIPAELDPDTPPELPRQLAVQTSEMVATNTRHSPPCTRSSLEALLQAFQEESFFTSSSSSSSSSSSSSSNPLFPRSSDAFRVLHSIFQRHSAXRDLRLPRVYRPGGGARCRARQLKAPGRATGRGPSSFSQFWADFEGARSARAGSGSGSGRSRPTPFVDSFPLAMWVCQPARHAQHTQRLKGAAAAMVSDPADPARLQRKRMLKEYYSMEAAASASPGNAASAPSSSSSPGNGLRKPCSLDSLGADSSSSSSSSSSSSSSPAQPDVQVLVQVQKAVSAQLNHPQYVFLMRLQRTMKQLQQTLQQDMERIRSSANASAGAGATHRQSTQQQEQGDPSPFSVCVGVLMKSAEVSLLLKPVPDPNPQLTGKASLEERRTSLGATARRSSAEDQREAAMEPVLEGQGPAAEGKAQQVTRSPRTGTRTRTKAVPQSMSRKGSLSVVSDLLSSPHTRSASLYSISNIGRLMRDRSQSSFAVSYKNMKKSPSLQSLDNISIDSYMMEDGDAYSLLERDDVSMSGFKDALSEHSTAESASEAMVPAADGGVSPDAVSATSQSIDEPTKDLVSVLVLKVNSVCGSLDVRGENTAVALEVGQVRPNQLGNVSLRQYLSNRSLGFVSSSAVPVTAEARRGSGSEANSGQGRSRPEVQVRLESGPSAAAHSPLSEHNGFLQCRLHALSADLLMSTLQNLGHFTEDSSESQVLPMEISVKDIHVNLKDDGPRENPSDPEPTPIALHIDNLLIHRKDDGSFSIGLNRTAETAPPKTAPLIDSKLSSVPELPVGVPSEQKATQTNPMSPTSYAPSSTEKMLIDENECLKLELSRAKMALAEAQMEKDSLLHHMKNMKLASGGGTS from the exons ATCCCATGGACCAAGCTGAAGACTCATCCCATAAGCTTG TCGTTGGATAAGGTGGTGATGGAGATGAGCACCTGTGACGAGCCCCGCCCACCAAATGGTCCGTCTCCCATAGCAACAGCATCAGGTCAAAG TGAATATGGTTTTGCGGAGAAGGTGGTGGAGGGCATCTCTCTGTCCATCAACTCCATAGTGATCCGGATCAGTGCCAAGGCCTTCAACGCCTCCTTCGAGCTCTCCCAGCTACAGGTGTACAGCGTCAACACCAGCTGGGCCCAGAGCGACCTGAGATTCACCAGGATACAGGACCCAACCCGCggggag ATGCTGACCTTTAAGGAGGTGAGCTGGCAGATGATCCGCATCGAGGCGGACGCCATCCAGAGCAGCGAGCACGAGGTCCTGAGCGCGCCCATCAGGCTCATCACCAACCAATCGAAGATCCGGGTCACGCTCAAGAGACGG GTGAAGGACTGTAACGTGGTGGCCTCGAAGCTGATTCTGATCCTGGACGACCTGCTGTGGGTTCTGACGGACTCCCAGCTGAAGGCCATGGTCCAGTACGCCAAGTCCCTGAGTGAAGCCATGGAGAAGTCAACCCAGCAGCGCAAGAGCATGGCCTCAGAGAACTCCGag gTCGCATCGCCGCCCCCTACAGCCCAGCAGGTGCGCGCGCAGCAGAGCTCGGCAGCGGCGGACCAGAACGCCACCATGGCCCGCCTCTTCAGCGCGTACGACGTGTGCGAGACCTCGCACCACCTGCAGATCACACACCTGGACCTACACATCTGCGATGACATCCACACCAAGgacagag TGATGAATAAGGGCATTACGGGCGGAGCCATGCAGCTCTCCTTCAGCTCCATCACCCTGGACTACTACCCCTTCCACAGGGCAG GCGAGAGCTGTCTGCACTGGATGCACTACAGCGAGGCGACGAAGACGCGCGAGGGCTGGGCCCGCAACCTCCTCGAGGAGTTCCGCACCAACGTGGACCTGCTGAAGACCGCCCTCAAGGACCACCAGAGCACCAGcgaccaatcacagcgctcccCACAGCATG GGAAAATCTCCACCAGCTCCAGcaccagcttctctcctccacccacGCCCCGCACCCAGCTCATGTCCAGCTCCTTCGTCCTGCGCATGGCCGACTTCAGCATCTACCAG GTGTCCACTGCAGACCAGCGGCGCTCCAGCCCCAAGGCCATGATCTCCTGCAATAAGAAGTCCCTGTACCTGCCGCAGGAGATGCCCGCCATCCACGCCGAGCTCACTGAGTACTACTTCCCCGATGGCAAAGACTACCCCA tcCCGTGCCCTAACCTGTACGTCCAGCTGAATGCGCTGCAGCTGGTGGTGGACCCGCGCAGCCTGGTGTGGCTCAACGTGTTTGCGCTGGACCTGCGTCAGAGCCTGGAGCAGTTCATGCAGCTCTACAAGCTCAACGACTCGCAGAAGCCCGACGAGCACGTGGACATCAGGGTGGACGGACTCATGCTCAAG cTGGTGATCCCAGCTGAGCTGGACCCCGACACCCCTCCGGAGCTCCCGCGGCAGCTGGCGGTGCAGACGTCCGAGATGGTGGCCACCAACACGCGCCACTCGCCCCCCTGCACCCGCTCCAGCCTGGAGGCCCTGCTGCAGGCCTTCCAGGAGGAGtccttcttcacctcctcttcctcctcttcttcctcctcttcctcctcctcctccaatccCCTCTTCCCGCGTTCGTCCGACGCCTTCCGCGTCCTGCACTCGATCTTCCAGCGGCACAGCG TGCGCGACCTGCGCCTCCCACGGGTCTACCGCCCGGGGGGTGGCGCTCGCTGTCGGGCCCGGCAGCTCAAGGCGCCCGGCCGGGCCACCGGGCGTGGGCCGTCCAGCTTCTCGCAGTTCTGGGCCGACTTCGAGGGCGCGCGGTCGGCGCGCGCCGGGTCCGGCTCGGGCTCGGGCCGCAGCCGGCCCACGCCCTTCGTGGACTCTTTCCCGCTGGCCATGTGGGTGTGCCAGCCGGCGCGCCACGCCCAGCACACGCAGAGGCTCAAGGGCGCCGCCGCGGCGATGGTCTCCGACCCCGCCGACCCGGCGCGCCTGCAGCGGAAGCGGATGCTCAAGGAGTACTACAGCATGGAGGCCGCTGCTTCGGCGTCGCCGGGCAACGCAGCATCAGcaccctcatcctcctcctcgcctGGCAACGGCCTGCGTAAGCCATGTTCGCTGGACAGTCTCGGAGCAGACtcgtcctcatcctcctcctcctcctcctcttcctcctcctcgcctgCGCAGCCAGACGTGCAGGTGCTGGTGCAGGTGCAGAAGGCCGTGAGCGCGCAGCTCAACCACCCGCAGTACGTCTTCCTCATGCGCCTCCAGCGCACCATGAAGCAGCTGCAGCAGACCCTGCAGCAGGACATGGAGCGCATCCGCAGCAGCGCCAACGCCAGCGCCGGCGCCGGCGCCACCCACAGGCAGAGCACGCAACAGCAG GAGCAGGGTGACCCGTCCCCAttcagcgtgtgtgtgggcgttCTGATGAAGAGTGCCGAAGTGTCTCTGCTCCTGAAGCCCGTGCCTGACCCCAACCCCCAGCTTACAGG GAAGGCCTCGCTGGAGGAGCGGCGGACGAGCCTCGGAGCCACCGCGAGGCGCTCCAGCGCAGAGGACCAGAGAGAGGCGGCCATGGAGCCCGTGCTGGAGGGTCAGGGGCCCGCGGCTGAGGGCAAGGCCCAGCAGG TGACCCGCTCTCCAAGGACTGGAACGAGAACAAGGACAAAGGCCGTGCCCCAGTCCATGTCCAG GAAAGGCAGTTTGTCAGTGGTGTCTGACCTTCTGAGCTCCCCCCACACCAGATCTGCTTCCTTATATTCCATATCTAACAT tggcAGGCTGATGAGGGATCGATCCCAATCCAGTTTCGCCGTGTCGTACAAGAACATGAAGAAGAGTCCATCTCTCCAGTCGCTGGACAACATCTCCATAGACAGCTACATGATGGAGGATGGCGACGCCTACAGCCTGTTGGAGAGAG ATGATGTGTCCATGTCGGGCTTCAAAGACGCTTTGAGCGAGCACAGCACAGCGGAGAGTGCCAGCGAGGCGATGGTGCCTGCTGCAGATGGCGGCGTCTCGCCTGATGCCGTCAGTGCCACCTCGCAGAGCATCGATGAGCCCACCAAAGacttg GTGTCGGTTCTGGTTCTGAAGGTGAACTCGGTGTGCGGTTCTCTGGACGTGCGGGGGGAGAACACGGCGGTGGCTCTGGAGGTCGGGCAGGTGCGGCCCAATCAGCTGGGCAACGTCAGCCTGAGGCAGTATCTCAGTAACCGCAGCCTCG GGTTTGTTTCTTCGTCAGCAGTACCTGTGACTGCTGAAGCAAGAAGAG GTTCCGGTTCCGAGGCCAACTCCGGGCAGGGTCGGTCACGGCCGGAGGTGCAGGTGCGTCTGGAGTCCGGTCCGAGCGCCGCCGCCCACTCGCCGCTGTCCGAGCACAACGGCTTCCTGCAGTGCCGTCTGCACGCGCTCAGTGCCGACCTGCTCATGTCCACGCTACAGAACCTGGGTCACTTCACGGAGGACAGCTCCGAGTCACAGGTGTTGCCCATGGAGATCAGCGTCAAGGACATCCACGTCAACCTGAAg GATGACGGTCCTCGTGAGAACCCGTCAGACCCTGAGCCGACGCCCATCGCTCTGCACATTGACAACCTGCTCATCCATCGTAAAGATGACGGCTCCTTCAGCATCGGAC TGAATCGTACTGCAGAGACAGCTCCTCCGAAAACAGCCCCTTTGATTGACAGCAAGCTAAGCTCTGTCCCTGAGCTTCCCGTGGGTGTGCCCAGTGAACAGAAAGCCACTCAGACCAATCCCATGTCTCCTACTAGCTACGCCCCTTCCAGTACAGAAAAG ATGCTAATTGACGAAAACGAGTGCTTGAAACTGGAGCTCTCCAGAGCCAAGATGGCGTTGGCAGAGGCCCAGATGGAGAAGGACTCCTTGCTGCACCACATGAAGAACATGAAACTAGCATCCGGAGGAGGCACCAGCTAG